One genomic region from Hoeflea algicola encodes:
- a CDS encoding YchJ family protein, whose amino-acid sequence MSPCPCGSNIDLSGCCGRYHADEPAPTAEKLMRSRYAAYATGKLDYIEATCAGPAAVAFDRAEAGVLQLGTEWLGLEIVATRKGREGDSEGTVSFVARYRQQGTEAALTETSLFRKIEGRWFYWDRDSVAGASSHSAGSDRVGRNDPCPCGSGKKFKKCCG is encoded by the coding sequence ATGTCCCCATGCCCCTGCGGCTCCAATATTGATCTTTCTGGCTGCTGCGGCCGTTACCATGCGGATGAGCCCGCGCCGACTGCCGAAAAGCTGATGCGCTCGCGCTATGCGGCCTATGCGACCGGTAAGCTCGATTACATCGAGGCCACTTGCGCCGGACCGGCGGCCGTTGCGTTCGATCGCGCCGAGGCCGGCGTTTTGCAGCTCGGCACAGAGTGGCTGGGGCTCGAGATCGTCGCCACAAGAAAGGGCAGGGAAGGTGACAGCGAGGGCACTGTTAGCTTCGTCGCCCGCTACCGTCAGCAGGGCACGGAGGCAGCACTCACCGAAACCTCGCTGTTCCGCAAGATCGAAGGCCGATGGTTCTATTGGGACCGTGATTCGGTGGCTGGCGCCTCTTCGCACAGTGCGGGCTCGGACCGGGTTGGCCGCAACGATCCGTGCCCCTGCGGTTCGGGAAAGAAGTTCAAGAAGTGCTGCGGCTGA
- a CDS encoding polysaccharide deacetylase family protein, which yields MVPRLAFVCVLSCLAMAGCASKPPSGLEASRTAYVPVADGQSLRGRDQADEPPFSTFRNAPGKRSSGALAGRTLKVSSISEIRLRDKEVILTFDDGPMPGKTDKVLDILDQYGVNATFLMVGQMARSYPAVAARVVNHGHSIGGHTYNHANLANAGNSRALTDIAAGNAAIAKATGTEVGFFRFPYLAHTGALRRAVAERGQVILDVDIDSKDYFTSSPATIAARTMARVRAKRKGIILMHDIHKRTAAMLPSLLKQLKDGGYKVVALQYRRSRMPEVLVSAGNAGTKSRQM from the coding sequence ATGGTTCCGCGTCTTGCCTTCGTTTGCGTCCTGTCGTGTCTTGCCATGGCTGGTTGTGCCTCAAAACCTCCTTCCGGTCTGGAAGCCAGCAGAACCGCCTATGTGCCTGTTGCCGACGGACAGTCATTGCGTGGACGCGATCAGGCGGATGAACCGCCTTTTTCCACCTTCCGCAATGCGCCCGGCAAGAGGAGCTCCGGCGCTTTGGCTGGGCGGACCTTGAAGGTGTCTTCGATTTCCGAGATCAGGTTGCGCGACAAGGAGGTCATCCTGACCTTTGACGACGGGCCGATGCCTGGCAAGACCGATAAAGTGCTGGATATCCTCGATCAATACGGCGTCAACGCAACCTTCCTGATGGTCGGCCAGATGGCCCGCAGCTATCCGGCAGTAGCGGCAAGGGTGGTCAATCATGGCCACTCCATTGGCGGGCATACCTATAACCATGCCAATTTGGCAAATGCCGGCAACTCACGTGCGCTGACTGACATTGCCGCCGGAAATGCGGCGATTGCCAAGGCAACAGGCACTGAAGTCGGCTTCTTCCGGTTCCCCTATCTAGCGCACACAGGCGCGCTGCGCCGTGCTGTTGCCGAACGCGGCCAGGTCATTCTGGATGTCGATATCGACTCCAAGGACTATTTCACATCGAGCCCGGCGACGATTGCAGCGCGCACCATGGCCAGGGTCCGAGCCAAGCGCAAAGGCATCATTCTGATGCATGATATCCATAAGCGCACCGCAGCGATGCTTCCCTCGCTGCTGAAGCAGTTGAAGGATGGCGGCTACAAGGTTGTGGCTCTGCAATACCGTCGCTCGCGGATGCCCGAAGTACTGGTATCCGCCGGAAATGCCGGGACCAAATCGCGCCAGATGTAA
- a CDS encoding fatty acid desaturase family protein, translating to MDHKSFLASLSAEQCRSLNEKSDRRGLTQLALHLGAIVLVGGLIVVRVPFWPLLMVVQGILLVFLFTLLHEASHATPFRSAWLNTAAAHISGFLILLPPRWFRYFHFAHHRYTQLPGKDPELAAPKPETWTEYIRHVSGIPLWTSQLHTLFRNAAGRCEDAFVPAGKRNAVRNEARVMLFAYAALFAGSIALDTPVLLYVWLIPLLLGQPFLRLYLLAEHGRCAYVANMLENSRTTYTNAIVRRLAWNMPYHAEHHSYPTVPFHRLPDLHKLTQPHLAVTEQSYGRFHARYAPHINGTADASE from the coding sequence ATGGATCACAAGAGCTTTCTCGCCAGCCTGTCGGCCGAGCAATGCCGCTCGCTCAACGAGAAATCGGACCGGCGCGGGCTGACGCAACTGGCGCTGCACTTGGGCGCCATCGTGCTGGTTGGCGGGCTGATTGTCGTGCGTGTGCCTTTCTGGCCGTTGCTGATGGTAGTTCAAGGCATCCTGCTGGTGTTTTTGTTCACGCTGCTGCACGAGGCCAGCCACGCCACCCCGTTCCGCTCGGCCTGGCTCAACACCGCCGCCGCGCATATCAGCGGCTTCCTGATCCTCCTGCCGCCGCGCTGGTTTCGCTATTTCCATTTCGCCCACCACCGCTACACCCAGCTGCCGGGCAAGGACCCGGAACTGGCTGCGCCCAAGCCCGAAACATGGACCGAATATATTCGCCACGTGTCCGGCATTCCGCTGTGGACCAGCCAGTTGCACACGCTCTTCCGCAATGCGGCGGGGCGCTGCGAGGATGCGTTCGTGCCAGCAGGCAAGCGAAACGCGGTGCGCAACGAGGCACGGGTCATGCTTTTCGCCTACGCGGCGCTGTTTGCGGGCAGCATCGCGCTCGACACCCCGGTGCTCCTCTATGTCTGGTTGATTCCGCTGCTTTTGGGCCAGCCGTTTCTGCGGCTTTATCTGCTGGCCGAGCACGGCCGTTGCGCCTATGTCGCCAACATGCTGGAGAATTCTCGCACCACCTATACCAACGCGATCGTGCGGCGGCTTGCGTGGAACATGCCCTATCACGCCGAACATCATTCCTACCCGACGGTGCCGTTTCACCGGCTGCCGGATCTGCACAAGCTGACCCAGCCGCATCTGGCAGTGACCGAGCAAAGCTATGGCCGTTTCCACGCCAGATATGCACCGCACATCAATGGAACGGCTGACGCGTCGGAGTGA
- a CDS encoding ATP-dependent helicase, which produces MSSPDDDIPFFDDGEPSPATAPAAASGGSIAARALAASQSARAAAQPRPNYLSGLNPEQADAVESIEGPVLVLAGAGTGKTRVLTTRIAHILNLGLAYPSQILSVTFTNKAAREMKERVGVLVGGAVEGMPWLGTFHSIGVKLLRRHAELAGLRSDFTILDTDDVVRLCKQLIQAEGIDDKRWPARQFAQMIDGWKNKGLGPSEIPEGDSRGFANGKGRALYTAYQERLQTLNAVDFGDLLCLPIRLFRAHPDVLKEYQQKFRFILVDEYQDTNTAQYMWLRLLAQRPTGERPNICCVGDDDQSIYGWRGAEVENILRFEKDFPGAKVIRLERNYRSTEHILGAAGHLIAHNEGRLGKTLFTEQSDPDHERVQVHAAWDSEEEARAVGEEIEQAQHKGRKLNNMAILVRASFQMREFEERFVTLGLNYRVIGGPRFYERLEIRDAMAFFRVVSQPADDLAFERIINVPKRGLGEAAVRQVHDYARAKGIPMLAAARELVLTDELKARPRKSLTDVVEMFNRWQGMLENTPGHELAETILEESGYTEMWQNDRAADAPTRLENLKELVETISGFESLRAFLEHVSLVMDTDNNPDLDAVSIMTLHSAKGLEFETIFLPGWEEGLFPHQRALDEGGRSGLEEERRLAYVGLTRAKLYCHIWFVSNRRIHGLWQSTLPSRFLDELPEAHVEVAEIDTGYGGYGRGGRFGGGGQSGGPYGASRFDKAEPFSGNYNTPGWKRAQANKTDAARDNWGTRSGHAVERIAYGESGPRGSTIEGELVAKSTGTTSTYSVGDRVFHMKFGNGNIAAIDGNKLTIDFDKAGQKRVLDGFVSRV; this is translated from the coding sequence ATGAGCTCACCAGACGACGACATTCCGTTTTTTGACGACGGCGAACCGTCACCAGCCACTGCGCCCGCCGCTGCATCTGGTGGGTCGATTGCTGCCCGTGCGCTGGCGGCCAGCCAGTCCGCACGCGCTGCCGCACAGCCCAGGCCCAACTATCTATCGGGCCTCAATCCCGAACAGGCCGATGCGGTCGAATCGATCGAAGGCCCTGTGCTGGTTCTGGCCGGTGCCGGTACCGGCAAGACCAGGGTCCTGACCACCCGTATCGCCCATATTCTCAATCTCGGGCTGGCCTATCCCTCGCAGATCCTCTCCGTCACCTTCACCAACAAGGCGGCGCGCGAGATGAAGGAGCGCGTTGGTGTGCTGGTCGGCGGCGCGGTCGAGGGCATGCCCTGGCTGGGTACCTTCCACTCGATCGGCGTGAAGCTGTTGCGCCGTCATGCGGAACTGGCAGGCCTGCGCTCCGATTTCACCATTCTGGACACCGATGACGTGGTTCGGCTGTGCAAGCAGCTTATTCAGGCCGAGGGTATCGACGACAAGCGTTGGCCGGCGCGGCAGTTCGCGCAGATGATCGACGGTTGGAAGAACAAGGGGCTTGGCCCCTCGGAGATTCCCGAAGGCGACAGCCGCGGCTTTGCCAACGGCAAGGGCAGGGCGCTCTACACCGCCTATCAGGAGCGACTGCAAACATTGAACGCAGTCGATTTCGGCGATCTTCTCTGTCTGCCGATCCGGCTGTTCCGTGCTCATCCGGACGTGCTGAAAGAGTATCAGCAGAAATTCCGCTTTATCCTGGTCGACGAGTATCAGGACACCAACACCGCGCAATATATGTGGCTACGCCTGCTGGCCCAGCGGCCTACGGGCGAGCGCCCCAACATCTGCTGCGTCGGCGATGACGACCAGTCGATCTATGGCTGGCGTGGCGCCGAAGTTGAAAACATCCTGCGGTTTGAGAAGGATTTCCCTGGCGCCAAGGTGATCCGGCTCGAGCGCAACTACCGCTCCACCGAGCACATCCTCGGCGCCGCCGGCCACCTTATCGCCCATAATGAGGGCCGGCTCGGCAAAACCCTGTTCACCGAGCAATCCGATCCCGACCACGAGCGCGTGCAGGTCCATGCCGCCTGGGATTCGGAGGAAGAGGCCCGCGCCGTCGGCGAGGAAATCGAGCAGGCGCAGCACAAGGGCCGCAAACTCAACAACATGGCGATCTTGGTGCGCGCTTCGTTCCAGATGCGCGAGTTCGAGGAACGCTTCGTCACGCTTGGCTTGAACTATCGGGTGATTGGCGGTCCGCGCTTTTACGAGCGGCTGGAAATCCGTGATGCCATGGCGTTTTTCCGCGTTGTCAGCCAGCCCGCCGACGATCTCGCCTTCGAGCGCATCATCAACGTCCCCAAGCGCGGGCTGGGCGAGGCGGCGGTGCGCCAGGTCCATGATTACGCCCGCGCCAAGGGCATTCCGATGCTGGCGGCGGCGCGCGAACTGGTGCTCACCGACGAACTCAAGGCCCGGCCGCGCAAGTCGCTGACCGACGTGGTCGAGATGTTCAATCGCTGGCAGGGCATGCTCGAGAACACGCCGGGCCATGAACTGGCCGAAACCATTTTGGAGGAATCCGGCTACACCGAGATGTGGCAGAACGACCGTGCTGCCGATGCGCCGACGCGGCTCGAAAACCTGAAAGAACTGGTCGAGACCATCTCCGGCTTTGAATCGCTGCGCGCCTTTCTCGAACATGTCTCGCTGGTGATGGACACCGACAACAACCCCGATCTCGACGCCGTCTCGATCATGACGCTGCATTCGGCCAAGGGGCTGGAATTCGAAACCATCTTCCTGCCCGGCTGGGAAGAGGGGCTGTTTCCGCACCAGCGCGCGCTCGATGAGGGCGGCCGCTCGGGCCTCGAGGAAGAGCGCCGGCTTGCCTATGTCGGGCTCACCCGCGCCAAACTCTATTGCCACATCTGGTTTGTTTCCAACCGCCGCATTCACGGGCTCTGGCAATCGACTCTGCCGTCGCGCTTTCTCGATGAACTGCCCGAGGCCCATGTCGAGGTTGCCGAGATTGACACCGGTTATGGCGGCTATGGCCGGGGCGGGCGTTTTGGCGGCGGCGGCCAGTCCGGCGGCCCCTATGGCGCCTCGCGGTTTGACAAGGCCGAACCGTTTTCGGGCAATTACAACACGCCCGGTTGGAAGCGCGCACAGGCCAATAAGACCGACGCCGCACGCGACAATTGGGGCACCCGCTCGGGCCATGCCGTCGAACGCATCGCCTATGGCGAATCCGGTCCGCGCGGCTCCACCATCGAGGGCGAGCTGGTCGCCAAATCCACCGGCACCACCTCGACCTATTCCGTCGGCGACCGTGTCTTCCATATGAAGTTCGGCAACGGCAACATCGCCGCCATCGACGGCAACAAGCTGACAATCGATTTCGACAAGGCCGGCCAGAAGCGCGTGCTCGACGGGTTTGTCAGCCGGGTGTAG
- a CDS encoding Kazal-type serine protease inhibitor domain-containing protein — MSSGLAMFDPTRILTSAGWRLFAVAAAGLLLSACEVTETTTTYRSGPVCAAVYQPVCAERRGDRQGFPNACEARAEGWQVVAEGQCGRSDARGNRGRDYRDSDRRDDRDSRNSRRDRDYQRRDSRDSSRRDRNRDADATRRPRERTPETQAVTPNRPARPARRDSSNRPDRSIRPAAPAAPAVAGGTCPQVFQQVCGQLNGRTQMFMNSCVLNSAGAVAVAAGQCMGSNN; from the coding sequence ATGTCCTCTGGTCTTGCCATGTTTGACCCCACGCGCATTCTGACATCGGCCGGGTGGCGGCTTTTCGCCGTGGCCGCGGCCGGCTTGTTGCTCAGTGCCTGCGAAGTTACCGAAACCACCACCACCTATCGTTCGGGGCCGGTCTGCGCCGCGGTCTATCAACCGGTCTGCGCCGAGCGGCGCGGTGACCGGCAAGGCTTCCCGAACGCCTGCGAAGCTCGTGCCGAGGGCTGGCAGGTTGTCGCCGAAGGCCAATGCGGCCGCAGCGATGCGCGTGGCAATCGCGGTCGCGATTACCGCGATAGTGATCGCCGCGACGACCGCGATAGTCGCAACAGCCGCAGAGACCGCGATTATCAGCGCCGCGACAGCCGTGATTCCAGCCGTCGTGATCGCAACCGTGATGCCGACGCCACACGCCGTCCGCGCGAACGAACCCCGGAAACACAGGCGGTAACGCCGAACCGTCCAGCCCGACCGGCCCGGCGCGACAGTTCCAACCGGCCGGACAGATCGATACGGCCAGCGGCACCTGCGGCACCCGCGGTAGCAGGCGGAACCTGCCCGCAGGTGTTCCAACAAGTTTGCGGTCAGCTCAACGGCCGTACCCAGATGTTCATGAACAGCTGCGTACTGAACAGCGCCGGCGCCGTTGCCGTGGCTGCCGGCCAGTGCATGGGCAGTAACAACTGA
- a CDS encoding MAPEG family protein — protein MEILTPVFSAVGLYAALNMMILIWLASETGKLRRTHKVAVGDGGIKHLTRIIRGHANAIENMPMFFILLIIAALLGMPVIAVHVLGIVFTIGRGLHAWHFIQEDASFKTRFVGFGLSLLAQLVLLVGLLGHGLWVMMGG, from the coding sequence ATGGAAATTTTGACACCGGTTTTTTCGGCGGTGGGGCTGTATGCGGCGCTCAACATGATGATCCTCATCTGGCTCGCCAGTGAGACCGGAAAATTGCGGCGCACGCACAAGGTGGCGGTCGGCGACGGCGGCATCAAACACTTGACCAGGATCATTCGCGGCCACGCCAACGCCATCGAGAACATGCCGATGTTCTTCATTCTGCTGATCATCGCGGCACTGCTCGGCATGCCGGTGATCGCCGTGCACGTTCTCGGCATCGTCTTCACCATCGGCCGCGGCCTGCATGCCTGGCACTTCATCCAGGAAGACGCCTCGTTCAAGACCCGTTTTGTCGGCTTCGGTCTGTCGCTGCTGGCGCAACTGGTGCTGCTGGTCGGGCTTCTGGGCCACGGCCTGTGGGTGATGATGGGCGGCTAG
- a CDS encoding DUF2164 domain-containing protein — protein sequence MKPVTFSPEETKAVVREIQVYFEEELDQQIGAIPAEMLMKFFTDKMGAYFYNRGVYDAQALVRDRMEVLVDDMFALEQPTRHLR from the coding sequence ATGAAACCTGTCACATTCAGTCCGGAAGAAACCAAGGCGGTGGTGCGTGAAATCCAGGTATATTTTGAAGAGGAACTGGATCAGCAGATCGGGGCAATTCCGGCGGAAATGCTGATGAAATTCTTCACCGACAAGATGGGCGCCTATTTCTACAATCGCGGTGTTTATGATGCGCAGGCGCTGGTCCGCGACCGGATGGAGGTGCTGGTCGACGACATGTTTGCCCTCGAGCAACCAACCAGGCATCTGCGCTGA
- a CDS encoding outer membrane protein, whose protein sequence is MKYKLAAAIMLVASTSSVSAADVSVDTVPGSDWNGVFVGVHAGYAWGQSELRNSSPPGPPARTVGVDQDSFIGGVQAGYNWQMNSMVFGVVGDLSFGGMSGATVNVPPPGPPFTATADLDWMGTARLRAGYLVMPETLVYAHGGLAVGGLKGSWLGGPFSGTGSSTQAGWTLGAGFEHKFTQNISMFAEYAYTDFGTAKFSNAAAPAINFRQDADFHTIKFGLNYHF, encoded by the coding sequence ATGAAATATAAATTGGCAGCTGCAATTATGCTCGTTGCGTCGACAAGTAGTGTTTCTGCTGCCGATGTCAGCGTCGATACTGTTCCTGGCTCCGATTGGAACGGGGTTTTTGTCGGTGTGCATGCCGGGTATGCATGGGGCCAGTCAGAGCTTAGGAATTCCAGTCCTCCAGGACCTCCGGCACGAACGGTCGGTGTAGACCAGGATAGCTTCATCGGAGGCGTTCAGGCAGGTTACAATTGGCAAATGAACAGCATGGTGTTCGGCGTTGTCGGCGATCTTTCCTTTGGTGGCATGAGCGGTGCCACTGTAAATGTGCCACCGCCCGGTCCTCCTTTTACGGCAACTGCTGATCTGGACTGGATGGGCACCGCGCGGCTTCGCGCAGGTTATCTCGTTATGCCTGAGACGCTGGTCTATGCCCATGGCGGCCTGGCAGTTGGTGGCCTGAAGGGAAGCTGGCTCGGCGGTCCCTTCAGCGGTACCGGTTCCAGCACACAGGCTGGATGGACATTGGGTGCAGGTTTCGAGCACAAGTTTACCCAGAATATCAGCATGTTTGCAGAATATGCCTACACGGACTTTGGCACTGCCAAATTCTCCAATGCTGCGGCGCCGGCGATTAATTTTCGTCAGGATGCAGATTTCCACACGATCAAGTTCGGTCTGAACTATCATTTCTAA
- a CDS encoding chloride channel protein: MFPDILRTMPERIRQWVMPNIRAFIENRQPAIWLLSLLIGLSVACAAILFRRLIGFVQLYWLGDTSEQVLTVASRTPWYMIVAGPTLGGIVVGILITKFIPSRRTSAVADVIEARALSGRRLSLREGLVSALTTAISLGAGGSAGREGPVIHLGATLASAVGDRLHLPDYARRTLLAAGVASAISASFNAPIAGVLFAHEVILGHYAPRSFVPVVISSAAGAIVSRLWFGDSAAFIVPSYQITSYWEFPAFALLGVVCALVAVAFQFALFSAEYLARLSPVPVWALPICGGVIVGLMGVAFPHVLGVGYETTDLALWGQLPLMLMLMLIVMKTLATAATLAARFGGGVFSPSLYLGAMTGGAFGIIAASLFPDLASSQALYSILGMGAVAGAVLGAPISTTVIVFELTGGYALSIALLLTVAIAHGVNLALHGHSYFQWQLEMRGLFVQDGPHRAVLRNVRVMDFMTLPEKDAEPEILDRERHPTTLKPADTLETALRLFDSSGHTRLPVVAEGKNQTIIAWAEQVTAISHFNRRLIAASEEEHR, from the coding sequence ATGTTTCCTGACATCCTCAGGACGATGCCGGAGCGCATTCGCCAATGGGTGATGCCCAATATCCGTGCTTTCATCGAAAACCGGCAGCCGGCAATCTGGCTTCTGTCGCTGCTGATCGGGCTGTCGGTCGCCTGTGCGGCGATCCTTTTCCGCAGGCTGATCGGCTTCGTGCAACTCTACTGGCTCGGCGACACCAGCGAACAGGTCCTGACGGTGGCCAGTCGCACGCCGTGGTACATGATCGTCGCCGGGCCGACGCTGGGCGGCATCGTCGTCGGCATTCTGATCACAAAATTTATCCCCTCGCGGCGTACCAGTGCGGTGGCTGACGTGATCGAGGCGCGGGCGCTGTCGGGGCGACGATTGAGCCTGCGCGAAGGGCTGGTGAGTGCGCTGACCACGGCGATATCGCTGGGCGCAGGCGGCAGCGCCGGTCGCGAAGGCCCGGTGATCCATCTCGGCGCAACACTGGCAAGCGCCGTGGGCGACCGGCTGCATTTGCCAGACTACGCACGGCGCACATTGCTGGCAGCCGGCGTCGCCTCGGCAATTTCAGCAAGCTTCAATGCCCCGATCGCGGGTGTGCTGTTCGCGCATGAAGTGATTCTGGGCCATTACGCGCCGCGTTCATTCGTGCCGGTGGTGATCTCGTCTGCGGCAGGCGCAATTGTCTCGCGGCTGTGGTTTGGCGATTCCGCGGCGTTTATCGTCCCGTCCTACCAGATCACCTCCTATTGGGAATTTCCGGCATTTGCGCTCCTGGGCGTAGTCTGCGCGCTGGTCGCGGTGGCGTTCCAGTTCGCGCTGTTTTCCGCCGAATATCTGGCGCGGCTGTCGCCGGTTCCGGTATGGGCATTGCCAATTTGCGGCGGCGTGATTGTCGGGCTGATGGGCGTGGCTTTCCCGCATGTTCTGGGCGTTGGTTATGAGACCACCGACCTGGCGTTGTGGGGGCAATTGCCGCTGATGCTGATGTTGATGCTGATCGTCATGAAAACCCTGGCCACCGCGGCCACGCTGGCGGCGCGGTTTGGCGGCGGGGTGTTTTCCCCATCGCTCTATCTCGGGGCAATGACCGGCGGCGCCTTCGGCATCATCGCCGCCAGCCTGTTTCCCGACCTCGCCTCAAGCCAGGCGCTGTATTCGATCCTCGGCATGGGTGCTGTGGCCGGCGCGGTGCTGGGCGCACCGATCTCGACCACCGTGATCGTGTTCGAGCTGACCGGCGGCTACGCGTTGTCGATAGCGCTGTTGCTCACGGTGGCCATTGCCCACGGCGTCAATCTGGCGCTGCACGGCCATTCCTATTTCCAGTGGCAGCTGGAGATGCGCGGGCTGTTCGTGCAGGACGGGCCACACCGGGCGGTGTTGCGCAACGTAAGGGTGATGGATTTCATGACCCTGCCGGAAAAGGACGCCGAACCCGAAATCCTCGACCGCGAGCGCCATCCGACGACGCTCAAACCCGCCGACACGCTGGAAACGGCATTGCGATTGTTTGACTCCAGCGGCCACACCCGGCTGCCGGTGGTCGCCGAAGGCAAGAACCAGACGATCATCGCCTGGGCCGAGCAGGTCACCGCGATCAGCCATTTCAACCGCCGCCTGATCGCCGCCAGCGAGGAAGAGCACCGCTAG
- a CDS encoding thioesterase family protein — MLIDSPVVAPARGLDPAWLDYNGHLNMAYYHVLFDQAVDHAFELIGCGPDYRSMRNLSFFVAETHVSYLRELKPDAIVTANVQLLDFDAKRVHLFQEVRHTEGWLSATCEALLLHVDLNGPRSTPMPDDVQARVAEMAKAHAGLPRPERVGRTISIPRPANSRSSQCDSPGDRLTHVS, encoded by the coding sequence ATGCTAATTGATTCTCCGGTGGTTGCCCCCGCACGTGGACTCGATCCGGCCTGGCTCGATTACAATGGCCATCTGAACATGGCCTACTACCATGTTCTGTTTGATCAAGCGGTTGACCATGCATTCGAGCTGATCGGTTGTGGCCCGGACTATCGCAGCATGCGCAATCTGAGCTTCTTCGTCGCCGAGACCCATGTGAGCTATCTGCGCGAACTCAAGCCGGACGCGATCGTCACCGCGAACGTGCAATTGCTCGATTTCGACGCCAAGCGGGTGCATCTGTTCCAGGAGGTCCGACACACTGAAGGCTGGCTGTCGGCAACCTGCGAAGCGCTGTTGCTGCATGTCGACTTGAACGGCCCGCGCAGCACACCGATGCCCGACGATGTGCAGGCAAGGGTAGCTGAAATGGCCAAGGCACATGCCGGACTGCCACGACCCGAACGAGTCGGACGGACGATCTCGATTCCCCGCCCTGCCAATTCACGCTCCAGTCAATGCGACAGCCCGGGGGACCGTCTGACCCATGTTTCCTGA
- a CDS encoding FAD-binding oxidoreductase, which translates to MGLKDVEAGHRNEAGIATVIGVLRQRLGDQLQTGEALRAQHAHSTTYIPGQLPDAVVFPESAEEVKMIVRACADHQVPVIAFGVGTSLEGHVNAPHGGISIDMGRMNRVLKVNAEDLDCTVEPGVTREQLNSDLRDTGLFFPIDPGANATIGGMTATRASGTNAVRYGTMRDNVIAVTAVTASGAEIRTARRARKSSAGYDLTRLFVGSEGTLGVITSVTLRLQGIPQAISGGVCPFPSVEAACNAVIMTIQMGIPVARIELLDALQMKACNAYSKLSNSETPALFLEFHGTDAGVAEQAAMFAEIAAECDGGEFLWTTNPERRTELWKARHNAYWAALQLRPGAKGISTDVCVPISRLAECVSQTQADIASAGLIAPIVGHAGDGNFHVLVLLDPEIAAEVDAAEAFVERLNARALAMDGTCTGEHGIGQGKRAYLTQEMGEGVSVMRQIKQALDPMNIMNPGKVFAFED; encoded by the coding sequence ATGGGACTGAAGGATGTGGAGGCTGGCCATCGCAACGAGGCCGGCATTGCCACCGTTATCGGGGTGCTCCGGCAGCGGCTTGGCGATCAGCTGCAAACCGGCGAAGCGTTGCGCGCCCAGCACGCCCATAGCACGACCTATATTCCCGGCCAATTGCCAGACGCCGTGGTGTTTCCCGAATCAGCCGAAGAAGTGAAAATGATCGTCCGCGCCTGCGCCGATCACCAGGTGCCGGTCATTGCCTTTGGCGTTGGAACTTCGCTCGAAGGCCACGTCAATGCACCCCATGGCGGCATCTCGATCGACATGGGACGGATGAACAGGGTGCTGAAAGTCAACGCCGAGGATCTCGATTGCACAGTCGAGCCGGGCGTTACCCGCGAGCAGCTCAATTCCGACCTGCGCGATACTGGCCTGTTCTTTCCGATTGATCCGGGCGCCAATGCGACCATCGGCGGCATGACCGCGACCCGTGCCTCGGGCACCAACGCGGTGCGCTACGGCACCATGCGCGACAATGTCATCGCCGTCACGGCAGTGACCGCTAGCGGTGCGGAAATCCGTACCGCCCGCCGCGCCCGCAAATCATCGGCCGGTTACGATCTCACTCGCCTGTTTGTCGGATCAGAGGGCACGCTCGGCGTCATTACTTCGGTCACGCTCCGGCTGCAGGGCATCCCGCAGGCAATCTCCGGCGGCGTTTGTCCGTTTCCGAGCGTCGAAGCGGCCTGCAACGCGGTGATCATGACCATCCAGATGGGGATCCCGGTTGCGCGCATCGAATTGCTCGACGCACTGCAGATGAAGGCTTGCAACGCCTATTCGAAACTGTCCAATTCCGAAACCCCGGCGCTGTTTCTGGAATTTCATGGTACCGACGCAGGCGTCGCCGAACAGGCGGCGATGTTTGCCGAGATCGCCGCCGAATGCGATGGCGGCGAGTTCTTGTGGACCACCAATCCGGAACGCCGCACCGAGCTGTGGAAGGCGCGCCACAATGCCTATTGGGCGGCGCTGCAATTGCGGCCTGGCGCCAAGGGTATTTCCACCGATGTCTGCGTGCCGATTTCTCGGCTGGCCGAATGTGTCAGTCAAACCCAGGCCGACATTGCGTCCGCCGGGTTGATCGCGCCGATCGTTGGTCACGCTGGCGATGGCAATTTCCATGTACTGGTGTTACTCGATCCCGAGATTGCCGCTGAAGTTGACGCTGCGGAGGCGTTTGTCGAACGGCTCAACGCCCGGGCGCTGGCCATGGATGGCACGTGTACCGGCGAGCATGGCATTGGCCAGGGCAAGCGTGCCTATCTGACCCAGGAAATGGGAGAGGGCGTCTCTGTGATGCGGCAGATCAAGCAGGCGCTTGACCCGATGAACATCATGAACCCGGGCAAGGTGTTCGCATTCGAAGACTGA